The following is a genomic window from Spirosoma foliorum.
AGAACCCTAATCCCATTCTGTATGCAACTACGCTGGCTCCGGGAACAGTTATACCCCGTACTGCTGAGTGCCTACCTTTTGTCAACGCTTTCGGCCTGCGAAGCTCTTCGCTCCTCTGGCCCATCTGTCAGCCGTCGTCCATCATCGTCAAAACCGGTTGCCCGTCGAACTCCAACGGGTAAAACTCCCGCTCGTCCCCCTTCTGTACCCGCAAAACCTGCCGGTAAAGTGGTTGATGTGCGTACATACGAAGATCGGTACGTGCCTGAAGTGGTCAAGATTGCACGTACCTATACGGGTACACCTTATCGCTCAGGTGGCAACACAACGGATGGGATCGACTGTTCGGGCCTGGTATACGCAGTTTTTAACACGGTGGGTTTGAAAATGCCCCGGATTTCGTGGCAGCAGTCGGAAGTGGGGCATGAAGTAGAGGTCAATGAAATTTTGCCCGGCGATCTAATTTTCTTCGTGCCGGACAAAGGGCAAGCTGGCTATGTGTCGCATACGGGTATTGTAACAGAGGTGAATGGTGCACAAAATATCCGATTCATTCATGCCTCATCATCGCGTGGTGTTCGAGAGGATAATCTGTATACGGACTATTTTAAAGGTCGTTTTGTGAAAGCGTTGCGCCCGTTTTGATTTTTCTTTTTGTCATTCCGACGATAGGAGGAATCTCAAATCTCATTAATTAAGCTTGAGATTCCTCCTATCGTCGGAATGACAAAAAGAAAAACGAAAAACCGCCTTCGGGGCGGTTTTTTTTATGAGTTGTAGAGAGGTAATTACACCGCTGGTTGAGTGCTGTTGATTAGGTTTTCCCAATGAGTGCGATCCTTGTTCTTTAATTTCATTTCAAGGCTTAGGGCTTCGTTGCGGGTAGCAAATTGCTGCGTGAATTTGACTTCCCAGGGTTTTCCTTCCGCTGTAGCCGGGTTCGTTTTCGCATTGTGTTGCCACAAGGCTATTCGCATATCTTTGGCTTGACCAATGAAGTACTGGTCGGTGCTAGGACTATAAATAATATAAACGGTATGCATACGATTACGAGACTATTGTCAAATCTACATAAATGGTAATACAAAACAAACTTTAGCTGTGTATACGGGAAAGTATGTTTAATAGGTCAAAAAAAATAAGCTTGTGTTTGGGCTACATTAATTTTTTGTTCATCTTTGCACCCACAAAAATGGGGGATTAGCTCAGCTGGCTAGAGCGCTTCCATGGCATGGAAGAGGTCATCGGTTCGACTCCGATATTCTCCACTAGGTTGCATAATCCCAATATCAAACGCCCATACAGTCTTGTATGGGCGTTATTTTTTGTACTATTCTCGAGCTGTTAATCCTTACCAATTCAAGTCCAATAAAAGGGCAAGGTGATACAGCGAAACAGCAATGGAAAATCACCACTCTAAAGTGTAACCGTTACGATAAAACGGGCAAAGAAACAGATTCCTTAGAGTTGGAGTAGCTAATTTTGGCTTATTAATTGCCACAGAGAGGGACGTAAAATTGCCGATCTGGGTTATGAAAACAAGCGATAGGTTTAGTGCGTAGCCTATTGGGAATTATCAAAGCAAAATCACAAGGTTATGTCATTGAAATCTGAAGAGGACTTGCTCGGTATGCAGCAGATTAGTCATGTTGTTGGCTCTACTCTTAAGCAGATGCAACAGTATGCCCGGCCAGGGATGTCGACATTTGAACTAGACCAATATGGGCGACAATTGCTGGAACAGTACGGTGCCCGATCTGCGCCCAAACTTACCTATGGCTTTCCGGGCTGGACCTGTATTAGTTTAAATGAGGAAGTCTGTCACGGCATTCCTTCTATCAAACGAATTCTTCAGGAAGGAGATCTAGTGAACATTGATGTATCTGCCGAATTGAATGGCTATTGGTCAGACAATGGTGGTTCTTTCGTTTTGGGGAAAGATATTCATCAGCAAAGTGCTTTAGTAGAAGCGTCGAAGCGAATCCTGGCCAAAGCTATTAGTCATATCCGAGGGGGCGTACAAATAGCAGAGATTGGGCGCTTGATTGAAACAGAAGCCAAACGAAGTGGTTATCGAGTCATTAAGAATCTGGCCGGACATGGAGTAGGTCGGAGCCTGCATGAAGAACCTCATGAGATTCTATGTTATTATGATCGGTCCAATAAAACGCGGTTCCGGAAGAATTCGGTTGTAGCTATCGAGACGTTTTTATCCACCAAAGCCACGTATGCTCATGAAAAAGGGGATGGTTGGACATTAATTGCCAAGGACAGTTTTGCGGTGCAGCATGAACATACGATTGTCGTTACTGATAATAAACCGATCATCCTGACCGCTGCGAATCAATTGTGGAATTAAAGCCTTTATTCGTAGACCTTTCTAACATAAAGGGCACTTATAGAATAAACTTGCTCTTTTAAAACCTTACGTCTATGATCATTGCAGGAATAATGGAATGGGGTTGGCTTTTTATAAATATTGGCTTTTTAGTTTTCATAATAGCCTCACTCTGTTACGCATTTCGATTTTTTCGAAAGAACGTTAAAGTTAAATAAATTGAAGAGTATAGAATTATAAAGTGCTTATTTTTAATTGATTAAGCCACTCTATAGCTATAAGGCTGATCTTTATGAAGGACAAAATGATTTGGCAGCACAATACCGTTAAGTTAATGTGGAACGGAGGTATCTATTTGTCGATATGCGTTGTACTGTTCCTCTTTTGGGTGCTTTTTTTCTTAACGCCTAACGTGTCTCCACTCTGGCAACAAGTGGTAGGTTGCATTCTGCTACCCTTCGGCTTACTCATTAAGCTGCCTGCTAATACTTTGGGGGGTATAGCTATCTGTATGGTGCTCAATACGCTGTTTTGGGCAATCTTCCCATTGATTATTCAGGAACGCTTCTTTCAAACGCAGCGTAAAATTTGAAAGGACTTTCTTGCTTACATAACAGGAATATTTCGTTTTGGATCTGTAAACTAATTCAATAGATGAAAACAGGATATATACTTTTTGCAGGAATATTCTCCTTGATAGTATTCAGCTGTAAAACCCAAAACGACGGAATAACATCAACCTTTGATGTCGTAGCGCAGGGTATTGGCGGGGACTGCAAACTGCCATTGCTTGATTTCGGGTCCCGAACCGCCGAAGTAGGGGCGCTCATTGGTCAAACGTCTCCTTATAAATGGTATTATGCCATTAATCTTGACTCAACTTATGCGAGGGTCGGCACAAGTCTTCAAGTGACAATTCGTAAAACAGTAGCTAGTGAGGGCCAAGCGTGTACCACTATGGGGCCTGCATACCCCATTATCACGGTGACATCTGTCACTGCGAAATGAGAACTCCGCTTTTTCAATGAAAAGAACTCGGTACTACCTGAAGGGTCACCATCCCTTAAACAATTTTATAATCCTACAACAGCTATTGGGGTCAAGGGATGCCTCTGGAATCGTAGCATTCATTGACTTTAAACCACACTTCTCAACCATCTTTTACCTTGAAAATAAACACTAGCAATTAAGCAGAATTAAGTTGACCTACTATTTTGTGCGACCCCGATGGGGTCGAATATTTATAGTGGAAGCTCTCTTCTATAAACATTTGACCCCATCGGGGTCACACAAGGCCGTAAATGATAAAATATAATTCTACTTAATTATTTTCCGTATTTCATTGAAAATGAGCTATCTGTTCTAGCCCGTGGACACCACTATCCTGGTTAAATCTAAAGTGAAAGATGAGGCAGTTAAATCACTTGGTGTTCATAGTTTTACAGTTTTTGTTTTTGTACGATTTGCCTTCTGGCTACCTTTGAGGTATTTATCTGTATTTGCTTTGGCATGGAAGTTTCATATAGTTGGTTAAAAGAGTTTATTGACTTACCCGAATCGCCTGAAGAAGTAGGCAAACTGTTGACGGGTACAGGTCTGGAAGTGGAAGGAATTGAAAAAATTGATATGATTCCTGGCGGATTGGCTGGGGTGGTGATTGGTGAAGTCTTGACCTGTATCAAACACCCGGAAGCCGATAAGCTAAGCCTGACAACCGTCGATGTGGGGCAACCCGAGCCATTGTCCATTGTTTGTGGCGCGCCTAATGTGGCGGC
Proteins encoded in this region:
- a CDS encoding C40 family peptidase — encoded protein: MQLRWLREQLYPVLLSAYLLSTLSACEALRSSGPSVSRRPSSSKPVARRTPTGKTPARPPSVPAKPAGKVVDVRTYEDRYVPEVVKIARTYTGTPYRSGGNTTDGIDCSGLVYAVFNTVGLKMPRISWQQSEVGHEVEVNEILPGDLIFFVPDKGQAGYVSHTGIVTEVNGAQNIRFIHASSSRGVREDNLYTDYFKGRFVKALRPF
- a CDS encoding GIY-YIG nuclease family protein, which encodes MHTVYIIYSPSTDQYFIGQAKDMRIALWQHNAKTNPATAEGKPWEVKFTQQFATRNEALSLEMKLKNKDRTHWENLINSTQPAV
- the map gene encoding type I methionyl aminopeptidase — protein: MSLKSEEDLLGMQQISHVVGSTLKQMQQYARPGMSTFELDQYGRQLLEQYGARSAPKLTYGFPGWTCISLNEEVCHGIPSIKRILQEGDLVNIDVSAELNGYWSDNGGSFVLGKDIHQQSALVEASKRILAKAISHIRGGVQIAEIGRLIETEAKRSGYRVIKNLAGHGVGRSLHEEPHEILCYYDRSNKTRFRKNSVVAIETFLSTKATYAHEKGDGWTLIAKDSFAVQHEHTIVVTDNKPIILTAANQLWN